In Melospiza georgiana isolate bMelGeo1 chromosome 15, bMelGeo1.pri, whole genome shotgun sequence, one genomic interval encodes:
- the POU4F3 gene encoding POU domain, class 4, transcription factor 3, giving the protein MMAMDAKQPFAVPAALQEPKFPSLHAGSEAMRRVCLPAPQLQGNIFGSFDESLLARAEALAAADLAPHAKGHHLHPHFKPDAAFHAMSGVPCAAAALPHPAALAAHPHPLPHPALDGGDLLEHLSPSLAVAGLAEPPALPAPLPPPPLPAAAAGPLPVPVGAPGAPAPAADPRELEAFAERFKQRRVRLGVTQADVGAALAALKLPGVGSLSQSTICRFESLTLSHNNMTALRPVLQAWLEGAEAARRARPAGPDPPPGAERKRRRTSIAAPERRSLEAYFALQPRPSAEKIAAIAEKLDLKKNVVRVWFCNQRQKQKRMKYSAVH; this is encoded by the exons ATGATGGCCATGGACGCCAAGCAGCCCTTCGCCGTGCCCGCCGCCCTCCAGGAGCCCAAGTTCCCCAGCCTGCACGCCGGCAGCGAGGCGATGCGCAGAGTTTGCCTCCCGGCCCCGCAG CTGCAGGGCAATATATTCGGGAGCTTCGATGAGAGCCTGCTGGCCCGCGCCGAGGCGCTGGCGGCCGCGGACCTCGCCCCCCACGCCAAGGGCCACCACCTGCACCCTCACTTCAAGCCGGACGCCGCCTTCCACGCCATGAGCGGCGTCCcctgcgccgccgccgccctcccGCACCCCGCCGCCCTCGCCGCGCACCCGCACCCGCTCCCGCACCCGGCGCTGGACGGCGGCGACCTGCTGGAGCACCTCTCGCCGTCGCTGGCCGTGGCGGGGCTGGCCGAGCCCCCCGCGCTGCccgcgccgctgccgccgccgccgctgcccgccgccgccgcgggacCCCTGCCCGTGCCCGTGGGCGCCCCGGGGGCTCCCGCGCCCGCCGCGGACCCGCGGGAGCTGGAGGCGTTCGCCGAGCGCTTCAAGCAGCGCCGGGTGCGCCTGGGGGTGACCCAGGCCGACGTGGGGGCGGCGCTGGCGGCGCTGAAGCTGCCGGGCGTGGGCTCGCTCAGCCAGAGCACGATCTGCCGCTTCGAGTCGCTGACGCTGTCGCACAACAACATGACGGCGCTGCGGCCGGTGCTCCAGGCCTGGCTGGAGGGCGCCGAGGCCGCCCggcgcgcccgccccgccggccccgaCCCGCCGCCCGGCGCCGAGCGCAAGCGCCGGCGGACCTCGATCGCCGCGCCCGAGCGGCGCTCGCTGGAGGCGTATTTCgcgctgcagccccggccctctGCCGAGAAGATCGCGGCCATCGCCGAGAAGCTGGACCTCAAGAAGAACGTGGTGCGCGTCTGGTTCTGCAACCAGCGCCAGAAGCAGAAGCGCATGAAGTACTCGGCGGTGCACTGA